DNA sequence from the Catenulispora sp. GP43 genome:
CAGCCGGGCCTGGCTGATCGCGAAGCCCTCGCCCTCGCCCTTGAGCAGGTCCTCGGCCGGGACGAAGACGTCCTCGAAGGTGATCTCGGCGTGCCCCTCGCGGTCCTGGTAGCCGAAGACCGGCAGCGAGCGCACGATGGTGACGCCCGGCGCGTCCAGCGGCACGACCATCATCGACTGCTGACGGTGCGGCGCGGCGTCCGGGTCGGTCTTGCCCATGACGATCAGCACGCGGCAGTTCTTGTGCATGGCGTTGGACGTGAACCACTTGCGGCCGTTGAGCACGTAGCCGCCGCGTGCGTCGTCCCGGACCATGCGCATCTCGATGTTCGTGGCGTCCGAGGAGGCCACCGCCGGCTCGGTCATCGCGAAGCCGGACCGGACCTCGCCGTCCAGCAGCGGCTTGAGCCACTTCTCCTTGTGCGCCTCGGACCCGAAGAGCGTGAACACTTCCATGTTGCCGGTGTCCGGCGCGGCGCAGTTGGTGGACTCCGGCGCGAGATGGCTGCGGCCCATGATCTCGGCCAGCGGCGCGTACTCGAAGTTGGTGAGCCCCGGGCCCCACTCGGCGTGCGGGTGGAACAGATTCCACAACCCGCGCTTCTTGGCCTCGGTCTTCAGCTCCTCGATGACCGCGGGCTGGTGGTGCGGGTCCCCGGAGGCGCGCATCTGCTCCTCGTAGACCTCTTCGGCGGGATAGACCTGCTCGTCCATGAAGGCGAGGAGATCGTCCTGGTAGCGCTTCGCGCGGTCGGAGACAGGGAACATGGTTCCGGTATAGTTGAGGTCGGCGTCAAGTTCAAGTAGGGAGACGGCGTTTCGCTATGGCGAAGACTGAGGTTCGCGTCACACCGCGCAGCGCGCGGGGCATCCGCACGCGGAACGCGCTGGTCGCGGCCGCACGTGTGGTCTTCGAGCGCGACGGGTATCTGGACGCCCGTTTGGCGGACATCTCTGCGGAGGCCGGGGTCGCGTCCGGCTCGCTCTACACCTACTTCGAGGGCAAAGAGGAGATCTTCCGCGCGGTCGCCGAGCAGGTGGCCGAGGAGATGGTCCACCCGCACCTGCGGGCCCGGACCGGGGTCACCGACCCGCGCGAGCTGATCGACCTCGCGAACCGCGAGTACCTGCGCTCGTACAAGAAGAACGCCAAGCTGATGGGGCTGTTCGAGCAGGTGTCGCAGGTCGACGAGGAGTTCCGCGCGGTGCGGATCGAGCGCGCGGACGCCTTCGTGCGGCGCAACGCGAAGATGATCCGGACCCTGCAGGAGTCCGGCGCCGCGGACACCGAAATGGACCCGTTGCTGACGGCGCACGCGCTGTCGGGGATGGTCTCGCGGATGGCGTATGTGGCGTACGTGCAGAAGGCGCCGATGCCGTTCGAGCGGTTGGTGGAGACGCTGAACCGGATCTGGATCAAGGCCCTGGGCCTCGAACCTGTTGGCGGCTCCGCATAGGCTCCGGGCCATGGGCTACACCACGGAGTTCACCGGCGCGGTCACGGTCGAGCCGCCGCTGAACGCGCACGAGATCTCGTTTCTGCGGCGCTTCGCCGGCACCCGGCGCATGGACCGCGAGCTGGGGCCGTATTACTGCGGCACGGGGTTCATGGGGCAGGACGAGGAGCCCGACATCCGGGACTACAACAAGGCCGGGTTCGGGCAGCCGGGGTTGTGGTGCAAGTGGGAGACGACGGACGACGGCCGCCAGATCGGCTGGAACCAGTCCGAGAAGTTCTACGACTCCGAGGAGTGGATGGCGTACCTGATCAGGACGTTCCTGATGCCTGGTGCGGCGCTCGCGGCGGAGCTGGCCTCCCGTGTCGAAGGGCACTACTACGCACCGGAGTTCGCGCACTTCACTTTCGACCACCACGTGAACGGCGTCATCGACGCGGACGGCGAAGAGGTCGACGACAACTGGCAGCTCATCGTCACCGACAACGAGGTCACGACCCGCGACCTGGGGCCAGGGCCCACCTATGTCGATGAGCCCTGGCCTGTTTGATGAGCACTGACCTGTTTGATGAGCACTGACCCGCTGTCGGTGCGGGAAGCCCGATCAGCTCGCCGGCAGATCCACCAGCTCGGCGAGCCGCCGCCGGTGCCGCGTCGGACTCCCCAGCGCGATCGACGAGCTCTTGGCCCGCTTCAGATACAGATGCGCGGGGTGCTCCCAGGTGAAGCCGATGCCGCCGTGCATCTGCACGCATTCCTCGGCCGCCTGCACCGCGACCGCCGAGCAGTGGGCCTGCGCGATGGCGACGGCGATCTCCCGCTCAGCGCCGGTGGCCGAGACCGCGTGGCGCGCGACCGCGCGGGCTTGCGCGATCTGCACCCACAGCTGCGCCAGCCGGTGCTTGAGCCCTTGGTAGGAGCCGACCGCGCGGCCGAACTGGTGCCGCGTCTTCACGTACTCGACCGTGGTCGTCAGGCACTGCTCGGCCAGGCCGAGCTGCTCGGAGGCGAGGATCGCCGCCCCGCTCAGCAGGGCCTGCGAGAGCGGTTCGTAGCGGATCGCCAGCAGTTGGCCGGGGGTGTCGTCGAACTCGACGTCGCTCAGGACCCGCGTCATGTCCAGCGTGGTGACCGGGGTGATCCGCGCGTCGGCCGCCTGGACCACATAGATCGAGCCGTCTGAGGGGACCAGCAGGACGTCGGCCGTCTGCGCGCCCGCGACGCTCGTGACCTTGCCGGTGAGCCGCGCCGGGTGCGGAGCCTCGCGGGGCGGCCACGGCGTGACCGAGACCCGGCCCTTGTACGTCGTGTCCGGCGAGCGCGTGAAGGGGATCGCGATCACCGCGGTCACCTCGCCGGAGGCGATGCCGCGGAGCAGGTCCTCGGCCGCGGCCGCGGTGCCGTTGCCGCTTTCCCGGGCCGCCAGCAGGAGCTCGGTGGCCATCAGGTTGCCCAGGAACGGCACCGGCGCGACCGCCTTGCCCAGTTCCTCGGCGACCACGGCGGCCTCACGGAGCGTCGCCCCGGCGCCGCCGAGTTCCTCGGGGATCAGCAGTCCGGCCGCGCCGATCCCGGTGCCGAGCGCCTTCCACAGCTGCGCGTCGTACGGTTCGGCCGTCTCGGTCCGGGCCAGCACCGCGGACCACGGCGCGCGGTCGGCGAGCAGGTCGGCGACCGCGGTCCGCAGCTCTTCCTCGGTCTCCGAGTACAGGAGTTCGTCGCTCACCGGGGGAGGTCCTTCCACGCGACGTCCTTGTCGGCCCGGATCTCACCGGGCAGCCCCAGGACGCGTTCGGCGATGATGTTCAGCAGGATCTCCGAGGTGCCGCCCTCGATCGAGTTGCCCTTGGACCGCAGATAGCGGTAGCCGGGCGAGCGGCCGACGAAGTCGACGGTGTCGGGCCGGCGCATCGTCCAGTCGTCGTAGCGCAGCGCCTCCTCGCCGAGCAGTTCCAGCTCCAGGCCGGAGATCTGCTGGTTGAGGGTAGCGAAGGCGTACTTCGCCGCCGAGCCTTCGGGGCCGGGCTGGCCGGCCGCGAGCTGCGCGGACAGCCGCTGCGCGGTCAGGCGCGCGGCCTCGGCGGCCACCCACAGCGTCATCAGCCGGTCGTGCAGCGCCGCGTCGCGCACCTTCTCGTTCTCGCGCCAGGTCTTCGCCAGCACGCCGATCATGCCGGACTCGCGCGGGGAGGCCCCGCCGCCGATCGCGACGCGCTCGTTCATCAGCGTCGTCTGCGCGACCTTCCACCCCTCGCCGACCGCGCCGAGGCGCTGGCTGTCGGGGATGCGGACGTCGGTCAGGAAGACCTCGTTGAACTCGGCCTCGCCGGTGATCTGCCGCAACGGCCGCACCTCGACGCCCGGCGCGGTCATGTCCAGCACGAAGTAGGTCATGCCCTGGTGCTTGGGCACGTCCGGATCGGTGCGGGTGACCAGGATCGCCCAGCGCGCCTCGTGCGCCATGGACGTCCACACCTTCTGGCCGTTGACGACCCAGTCGTCGCCGTCGCGCACGGCGCGGGTGGCCAGCGCGGCGAGGTCGGATCCGGCGCCGGGCTCGGAGAACAGCTGGCACCACACCTCCTCCCCGCACCACAGCGGCCGCAGCCAGCGCTGTTTCTGCTCGTCGCTGCCGAAGGCCAGGATGGTCGGGGCGGCCATCCCCAGCCCGATGCCGATGCGCCGGGGCCCGTTGTCGGGGGCGCCGGCGGCGGCGAACGCCTTCTCGGCGATCGGCTGCCGGTCACGCGGCAGGCCCAGGCCCCCCAGCCCCGGCGGATAGTGCAGCCAGGCGAGCCCGGCGTCGAAGCGCGCACGGAGGAAGTCGAGCCGGTCCGTGCTGCCGGGATCGTGGGCGGCGAGGAAGTCGTGAATGCGGTTCTCGAGGTCGTGCTGGGTGATCAATGGCGGCACCCTTGCTTTCCAACCGGTCGGTAACTGTCCGCTCAGTATTGTCCTGGCGGGGGTGGTGTCAACAGGGGTTGATCGAATTCAGCACTCATGATCGGCCCACCACGCCTTGGCCGCGGCCAGCAGATGGCGCCGGACCAGGTCCACGTGCGGGTTGGCCGAGCCGCCGGGCCGGCGGACCAGATACGCGGTGTTCAGCGGTGCTTCCTCGGGCTGGTGCAGCAGTGTCAGAGCACTGCTGTCCAGCTCCGCGCGGCACAGGTACTTCGGGAGCACCGTCCAGCCGGCGCCGGCGACCGCCGCGGTGCGGATCCCGCGCAGATCGGGGATC
Encoded proteins:
- a CDS encoding acyl-CoA dehydrogenase family protein, yielding MFPVSDRAKRYQDDLLAFMDEQVYPAEEVYEEQMRASGDPHHQPAVIEELKTEAKKRGLWNLFHPHAEWGPGLTNFEYAPLAEIMGRSHLAPESTNCAAPDTGNMEVFTLFGSEAHKEKWLKPLLDGEVRSGFAMTEPAVASSDATNIEMRMVRDDARGGYVLNGRKWFTSNAMHKNCRVLIVMGKTDPDAAPHRQQSMMVVPLDAPGVTIVRSLPVFGYQDREGHAEITFEDVFVPAEDLLKGEGEGFAISQARLGPGRIHHCMRTIGMAERALELMCRRATDRVTFGRPLADRANIQDWIAEARIDIEQTRLLTLKAAWMMDTVGNKAARTEIAAIKVAAPEMALRIIDRAIQVHGGAGVTDDFPLAWAWAHLRTLRLADGPDEVHKRAIAKIELAKYKH
- a CDS encoding acyl-CoA dehydrogenase family protein, translating into MSDELLYSETEEELRTAVADLLADRAPWSAVLARTETAEPYDAQLWKALGTGIGAAGLLIPEELGGAGATLREAAVVAEELGKAVAPVPFLGNLMATELLLAARESGNGTAAAAEDLLRGIASGEVTAVIAIPFTRSPDTTYKGRVSVTPWPPREAPHPARLTGKVTSVAGAQTADVLLVPSDGSIYVVQAADARITPVTTLDMTRVLSDVEFDDTPGQLLAIRYEPLSQALLSGAAILASEQLGLAEQCLTTTVEYVKTRHQFGRAVGSYQGLKHRLAQLWVQIAQARAVARHAVSATGAEREIAVAIAQAHCSAVAVQAAEECVQMHGGIGFTWEHPAHLYLKRAKSSSIALGSPTRHRRRLAELVDLPAS
- a CDS encoding TetR/AcrR family transcriptional regulator, whose amino-acid sequence is MAKTEVRVTPRSARGIRTRNALVAAARVVFERDGYLDARLADISAEAGVASGSLYTYFEGKEEIFRAVAEQVAEEMVHPHLRARTGVTDPRELIDLANREYLRSYKKNAKLMGLFEQVSQVDEEFRAVRIERADAFVRRNAKMIRTLQESGAADTEMDPLLTAHALSGMVSRMAYVAYVQKAPMPFERLVETLNRIWIKALGLEPVGGSA
- a CDS encoding acyl-CoA dehydrogenase family protein, which encodes MPPLITQHDLENRIHDFLAAHDPGSTDRLDFLRARFDAGLAWLHYPPGLGGLGLPRDRQPIAEKAFAAAGAPDNGPRRIGIGLGMAAPTILAFGSDEQKQRWLRPLWCGEEVWCQLFSEPGAGSDLAALATRAVRDGDDWVVNGQKVWTSMAHEARWAILVTRTDPDVPKHQGMTYFVLDMTAPGVEVRPLRQITGEAEFNEVFLTDVRIPDSQRLGAVGEGWKVAQTTLMNERVAIGGGASPRESGMIGVLAKTWRENEKVRDAALHDRLMTLWVAAEAARLTAQRLSAQLAAGQPGPEGSAAKYAFATLNQQISGLELELLGEEALRYDDWTMRRPDTVDFVGRSPGYRYLRSKGNSIEGGTSEILLNIIAERVLGLPGEIRADKDVAWKDLPR